From the genome of Nicotiana sylvestris chromosome 1, ASM39365v2, whole genome shotgun sequence:
CTCCTAGGCTTACCGATAGTACTaggactatttttgtaatttcttATTCATGGTTCTTTATTATTACATGTTGTGGAATTCGCGTCCATTAACATATTACATTGTTGTTACTATTCCTTGCTACTTAGTTGCTTTATCTCCAATgttccttgagccgagggtccatcggaaacaacctctctatctctataaggtaggggtaaggtctgcgtgcaCACTAGCCTCCCCAAACCCTATTTATGAGATTAAACTGGgtctttttttgttgttgttgttgttatatataCGAGCAagccatttttataaaataactaataacCATCCAATTCATCTGTAGATCCTGCAACCATCCTTCTACACTAAATTCAGGAAGCCACTCAACCAGAAGTCATCGCCATCAACCTACTACTATCGGCATCTTCAGTCATCTTCTCAAGTCTTAACCCACCTGCAACACACAGAATTGAGAGAGGggagaagggaaaagaaaaaagaatcatTCAATCAATCAGCCACACCTCAATCTCAATTGTACAAATCCGTTTTAATCATGAGGCTTTATTTGTGCCCATTCCATTCAACAAGGAAAAAGGTTAAAAGAcgagaaaaagaacaaaagaagagaacCAGCATCTAATTTCCCTCTTTGAGTTTAAGCTCATATATCCACTAGCACCATGACTTCCCAAGGTTGCAAATTACGAAATGATAATTATGCTTCAATAACATTATATTAATAGGAACCACAGAAGGGCTATTTCCCTAGGAGAATAATAACTTTCAAGATTTAAGTAATTTTGATATATAAGACGTGTTATTGTGATCTTATGTTAGCATGCATATCAACATCAAAATTATGTATAGTCATCATCTGTAAACATAAAATAGCCAAGAGACCTATTAGTCCAAGGGAGGTACTACAATTATATCAAAAATATCAGATTCCTATTCCTCCAAAATGATTTCTGACCTAATATGGTTGGATTGACAGGTAGATGATGTTCTGATGGAGTAGTGGCTAGAGCTACAGATCTCTGTCACTATAATGGATAGTTAGTACAGCAGCCAACAAGTTAGCTAACTGATTCTGTACTGACAATTGGTAAGTGATTTTGATGCCTTAATAGGCCTACTAGAAGATCAATAAACTAAATTTCTCAAGTATTTCAGCCATTTGTTGGAGGATTAATCAGAACTGTATTTTTGGGGTTTCTAGAGCCTTCCTCTTCAATGATTCCGTGCAAGCCAACATTGAAATCACGGGGTACTCTAACATTATCACTACTAGTTAACGATAATACTTCGGGAACTATGGAAAGCTACATGCAAATTTTGTAGGGCGGGCAAAATGAATTTTAAGACTAGTCATTAGTATGCACTCCAATTGATTGGGTTGTGGTAAGGAggttcaaaatataatatatatatatatatatatatatatatatatatatataggcacaAAACGAATTTTGCCATATATGTATATGGTGTAATTTTCTGGTGAAGGGTGAACCCCCTTCCgcgcccctaaatccgcccctgctgCTTGTGTTCTCCATTTCTTTTGTCTATTCATCGGCAACAAGGTGGAGCAATTATCTGAAGGGTATCCATCATTTTGTGTCACCTTTTGTTGTCTCAAACTAGAAATTACTACTCTATTCTTCTTTGTTTTACATATATGTCATATACACCTTTGACATTGGCCAAATACATTAACATCCAACTGAAAGTTGCAAATTCAGCTCACACAGTTATCAAACATCATCAATGACAAAAGAAATGATCAATAGTATAAACACAACTAAATGAATGACAGAAGATTAGACTTACGCAGTGGTCTCCTGGCCACCTCCTTGTGTACCAGTACTCACAAAGAAACCTGCAGGCACTCCAGCAAGTTTTTGTGCTCTCCACAACTTCCCCGTCGAGTCGAAAAATGCCTTCATTTGAGCTGCCATACATCCATATCTTGTAGGAAATCCAAACAAGAATCCATCAGCCTCAACTAGCTCATCCACAGATATTACTGGAATCTCATCATCTTTTTGTGGGACTTTCATTTTTTCCAAAACATCTGTTGTCAATGTTTCAGGAACTCTATAAAGAACCCCTTCAACACCTTCAATCCCATCAACcccttttttcattctctttgcCAAGCTTTCAATATGTCCATACATTGAATAAAACACAATAAATATTCTCAATTTCTTGGACCCCTCTGTTTCTGAGCCTGTAACATCAGTTCCTTCAGTTTGACTTGCTGGTCTCTCTGCTGATTCATTTATAGGAAACTTCTTCTTGCTTGGCATACAGCCTCCTCCTTTACCCATAATCAAGAAACCAAAAATTGTCACAAACTCACAACCCTTTATCTAATTATGACTTGTGAATCATCTGTAATAGACTAAGTTATCAGTTTTTTCTCCAAACAGATTGTATGCAATTCTTGAATAGAGGATTTTAGTAAGCACTTTTAGCTATTTGAGATTATATCTTGGGTTAATTTTTCCAATTGGGGTTATCAAAAGTAGAGTTGACTAGAATTCCTGaggttttttggaattttcttagATATCTGAATTTAGAATTTTCTGATAGAAGCTTCGATGGCAAGTGCTGACTTGCTGTCAACCTCGAAGTGGATTCCACGATTTAAATGAATTTTGACACTTATCTCCCAGGTGACAAATTCCTACATAGTACTGGGCATCTTTGATTATGACATAAAAGGGAAAATGATACTACTCTATAGCCgttcttaaaaaaaattatagtaatatatatatatatatatatgtatatattattttttagTTCTTATGTCATATAGTAAACTAtatgaaataagaattaaaagtTTTGTTTAGTAAACTATATAACCCTAAATGTTCATGTTTAGTAAATTACCCTATATACACAAGTTTTGTTTgcaaaatatatacattccaccttaaaaggctcaCAATCCATTATTAATGTCTTCAGTTAAGGAATTTAGTTacaccatttttctttttctttttctcctctcTCCCCTTTCTCTCTAGATCTTCCATTATCTTTTTATACAAAATTACTAGGAGGTTGTTCCTTTTTTGTCTGGAGCTAACTCCTAGAAACAACCGCAGCTTTGTtcgttctttttttctttctgaattttgagaacattcttttcctttttcaccCAGGAATTTTTGAAGctgctaaaaatgaaaaaaaaaactcttctttATTAACACTGATTTTTGTTAATAGAAACTATGGTTACTTATGTGTAATGTTAGTGTAGTTTTGAGTTAGGCGTACGTCTCCATAAGTTCGCGAGGACAAATGAATGGATTTGAGTTTTCATTAATGAATAATGGTCCCTCTCTTGGTTGTATTGTATCATATCTTCTACTACCATTTACTTAGCAAATACGAATAGAATAGCTAACTTCACTTTCAAAGTTCCAACAGCTATTACGACGTGTTTATttttatacattatttctacacaattaaatacaacttaaatacaatttttatacaaaatttatacaatatgtcttttgtatattttgtatctgatttatacataataaaaaataaatttcatacaactaattatatattatacaatttatctacaactttcacacattatttctacctagttaaatacaactacaataacgtacaacttacatacaaattttatagaaaatttatacaatgtcttttgtatattttgcattttttttatacatagtaaaaac
Proteins encoded in this window:
- the LOC104248946 gene encoding probable NAD(P)H dehydrogenase (quinone) FQR1-like 2; translation: MGKGGGCMPSKKKFPINESAERPASQTEGTDVTGSETEGSKKLRIFIVFYSMYGHIESLAKRMKKGVDGIEGVEGVLYRVPETLTTDVLEKMKVPQKDDEIPVISVDELVEADGFLFGFPTRYGCMAAQMKAFFDSTGKLWRAQKLAGVPAGFFVSTGTQGGGQETTAWTAITQLAHHGMVYVPIGYTFGAGMFRMDSIRGGSPYGAGTFSGDGSREPSEQELALAEHQGKYMAMTVRRMAQHHSLPPDNHSC